From a single Candidatus Zixiibacteriota bacterium genomic region:
- the cydB gene encoding cytochrome d ubiquinol oxidase subunit II produces the protein MDLNTVWFLLVGVLIIGYAILDGFDFGVGILHLFARDEKERRINLNAIGPVWDGNEVWLLTAGGALFAAFPFVYATVFSGFYLALMLLLVALIFRAVSLEFRGKVDSPGWKKFWDWSFGLGSLLPAILFGVAVGNILRGIPIDSNGIFTGSFIGLLNPYAILIGVLSMVMFLMHGAIYMTMKTDGELRDRMIRWASTMWMMMIAVYIAATVASIFTAAYLFDGVLDNPVFWILFLLLLGAIVYIPLSLKAGRYGRSFLSSSVMIACMIGLAAVGMFPALVPSSINAAYSLTIYNASSTSRTLTVMLIIAGIGMPLVIIYSAYIYRVFRGTTVIGEESY, from the coding sequence ATGGATCTCAACACAGTCTGGTTTTTGCTGGTGGGTGTTCTGATAATCGGCTACGCCATCCTGGACGGTTTCGATTTCGGAGTGGGGATACTGCATCTTTTTGCCCGGGATGAAAAAGAGCGCCGTATAAATCTCAACGCCATCGGTCCGGTCTGGGACGGTAATGAGGTCTGGTTGCTGACGGCCGGGGGAGCGCTTTTTGCCGCCTTTCCGTTTGTTTATGCCACCGTCTTCAGCGGTTTTTACCTGGCCTTGATGCTTCTTCTGGTAGCCCTGATTTTTCGGGCGGTATCGCTGGAATTCAGGGGTAAGGTCGATTCCCCGGGATGGAAAAAATTCTGGGACTGGTCGTTCGGCCTGGGCTCGCTTCTTCCCGCGATTCTATTCGGGGTTGCGGTCGGTAATATCCTGCGCGGAATCCCGATCGATTCCAATGGTATTTTTACCGGTTCCTTTATCGGGCTTTTGAATCCTTATGCGATTTTGATCGGAGTTCTGAGTATGGTCATGTTCCTGATGCACGGGGCTATCTATATGACCATGAAAACCGATGGAGAACTTCGTGACCGGATGATCCGGTGGGCATCAACGATGTGGATGATGATGATTGCTGTTTATATTGCCGCAACGGTGGCATCCATATTCACGGCGGCCTATCTTTTTGACGGTGTTCTGGACAATCCGGTTTTCTGGATATTGTTTTTGCTTCTGCTCGGGGCCATTGTCTATATACCGCTGTCGTTGAAGGCGGGCCGGTATGGACGTTCGTTTTTGTCATCGTCGGTGATGATTGCCTGCATGATCGGGCTGGCGGCGGTCGGGATGTTTCCGGCGCTGGTTCCCTCGAGTATTAACGCGGCTTACAGCCTGACCATTTATAATGCCTCTTCGACGTCGAGGACGCTGACGGTGATGCTGATTATTGCGGGTATTGGAATGCCCCTGGTGATAATTTATTCGGCCTATATATACCGGGTTTTCAGGGGGACCACCGTAATAGGGGAAGAAAGCTATTGA
- a CDS encoding cytochrome ubiquinol oxidase subunit I, with translation MDLDPVVLSRIQFAMTIGFHFIFPPVSIGLAWLLVIIEGIGWKTGNETYIGAGKFFSKVLALTFAMGVATGIVMEFQFGTNWAEYSKFVGDIFGAPLAAEGIFAFFMESAFLGLYLFGRKRLSKGIHWFSILMVAVGATISAFWILVANSWQQTPAGYVLQNGRAELTSFYEAVFNPSTLIRFFHTMTASVISGAFFLAGISAYLLHKKKELPFARKALKVAIIAGLIFSLLAVFPTGHEHARQVARTQPEKFAAIEGLYSGQRQAPLLLFGFVNAAPPPEMQAAVEIPGLLSWMAFGDIDAHVQGIDEFPADEIPPLWLTFVSFHNMVILGLFFIGVTGLGVFFLYRKRLYDKKWYYKLLIVSLPLPVVACQFGWVAAEVGRQPWVVYRMLKTADAISLTVSAGEILFSIILFGLVYLMLFILYVFLLVREANHSLHGGAVKEVTA, from the coding sequence ATGGATTTAGATCCGGTTGTACTGTCGCGGATTCAATTTGCGATGACGATCGGTTTTCATTTCATATTCCCGCCGGTTTCGATCGGACTGGCCTGGTTGCTGGTCATAATCGAGGGAATCGGATGGAAGACAGGGAATGAAACCTATATTGGGGCGGGGAAATTTTTCAGCAAGGTTTTGGCTCTGACGTTTGCCATGGGAGTGGCCACCGGTATCGTCATGGAGTTTCAGTTCGGGACCAACTGGGCCGAGTATTCGAAATTCGTCGGCGATATTTTCGGCGCACCGCTGGCGGCCGAGGGTATTTTCGCCTTTTTTATGGAGTCGGCCTTTCTGGGTTTGTACCTGTTCGGACGCAAACGCCTTTCCAAGGGGATTCACTGGTTTTCGATTTTGATGGTGGCGGTGGGGGCAACTATTTCCGCTTTCTGGATTCTGGTGGCCAATTCCTGGCAGCAGACTCCGGCCGGGTATGTTTTGCAGAATGGTCGGGCGGAATTGACCAGTTTCTATGAAGCGGTTTTCAATCCCTCCACGTTGATAAGATTTTTCCACACCATGACGGCCTCAGTGATATCCGGAGCTTTTTTCCTGGCCGGTATTTCAGCTTATTTACTGCATAAGAAAAAGGAACTGCCATTCGCCCGGAAGGCTTTGAAAGTTGCGATTATTGCGGGCCTGATATTTTCTTTGCTAGCGGTGTTTCCAACCGGTCATGAACATGCCAGGCAGGTGGCCCGGACCCAGCCGGAAAAATTCGCGGCGATCGAGGGATTGTATTCCGGGCAAAGACAGGCGCCACTGCTCCTGTTTGGATTTGTCAATGCCGCGCCACCTCCGGAGATGCAGGCGGCTGTTGAGATTCCGGGATTGTTGAGCTGGATGGCTTTCGGAGATATCGATGCCCATGTGCAGGGTATCGATGAGTTTCCGGCCGATGAAATCCCCCCGTTATGGCTGACGTTCGTCTCGTTTCATAACATGGTTATCCTGGGGCTGTTTTTTATTGGCGTAACGGGACTGGGCGTGTTTTTCCTGTATCGTAAAAGGCTCTATGATAAAAAATGGTATTATAAACTCCTGATTGTTTCTTTGCCGTTACCGGTAGTGGCCTGTCAGTTCGGATGGGTCGCGGCCGAGGTCGGCCGGCAGCCCTGGGTGGTGTACCGGATGCTGAAAACGGCTGATGCCATTTCGCTGACGGTTTCGGCGGGGGAGATTCTCTTTTCGATCATACTTTTCGGATTGGTTTACCTGATGTTGTTTATCCTGTATGTTTTTCTATTGGTACGGGAGGCCAATCACAGTCTGCACGGCGGGGCAGTCAAGGAGGTGACGGCGTAA
- a CDS encoding ferredoxin--NADP reductase, translating to MITREANAIVAQRIEVAPGLIKLRVVPNGWELPDFTPGQYSILGLPGSAARCPSADPQGDPLADPDKLILRAYSVASSSVAKAYLEYYIALVYSGSLTPRLFNLKIGDKLWLSTHFSGMFTLSDVPNELNAVLIATGTGLAPYMSMIRTEAAEGLRHRFAVIHGARHSWDLGYNNELRTLDLMAKNFNYFPIISEPEREWTPWKGYRGFVQKIWEDGALDKAWGFHPTPKDTHIFLCGNPMMIDGMIRLLGKEGFIESGSDRPGQIHLEKYD from the coding sequence ATGATAACCAGGGAAGCTAATGCGATTGTCGCCCAGCGTATCGAGGTGGCGCCGGGGCTGATTAAGTTACGGGTTGTTCCCAATGGATGGGAACTGCCCGACTTCACCCCCGGACAGTACAGTATTCTGGGATTACCGGGTTCTGCGGCCCGGTGTCCTTCGGCCGATCCTCAGGGGGATCCTCTGGCTGATCCGGACAAACTCATCCTCAGGGCATATTCAGTAGCCTCGTCATCGGTGGCCAAGGCATACCTTGAATATTATATCGCTCTGGTGTACTCCGGATCGCTCACACCGCGTTTATTTAACCTGAAGATCGGGGATAAGCTGTGGCTATCGACTCACTTTTCCGGAATGTTCACTCTTTCGGATGTTCCGAATGAGTTAAATGCCGTTCTGATTGCCACCGGGACCGGGTTGGCGCCTTATATGAGTATGATCCGGACCGAAGCCGCCGAAGGTTTGAGACATCGTTTCGCCGTCATTCATGGAGCCCGGCATTCGTGGGATTTGGGTTACAACAATGAACTGCGAACTCTGGATTTGATGGCCAAAAATTTCAATTATTTCCCCATCATCAGTGAACCCGAAAGAGAATGGACACCCTGGAAAGGATACCGCGGTTTTGTCCAGAAAATCTGGGAAGATGGGGCTCTTGATAAAGCCTGGGGATTTCATCCGACGCCGAAGGACACTCATATTTTTCTCTGCGGCAACCCGATGATGATCGATGGTATGATAAGACTCCTGGGGAAAGAGGGTTTTATCGAAAGCGGTTCGGACAGGCCGGGGCAGATTCATCTCGAGAAGTATGATTGA
- a CDS encoding ferritin, translating to MNKKIEKAFNDQINEELFSYYLYLSMSAWFSTKNFEGFAAWMKAQAKEEMVHAMKFFDHIQERGGTVKLQPIKGPKTEWKSPLEAFQESLKHEKHITGCIEKLVKLSMAENDFASNSMLNWFIDEQVEEEASVGLMVEHMKMVSDSTGALFMMDREAGKRGAAK from the coding sequence ATGAATAAGAAAATCGAAAAGGCTTTCAATGATCAGATTAATGAGGAGTTGTTTTCGTACTATCTTTACCTGTCCATGTCGGCCTGGTTCAGTACGAAGAATTTCGAGGGTTTCGCGGCCTGGATGAAAGCCCAGGCAAAGGAAGAAATGGTCCATGCCATGAAGTTTTTCGATCATATCCAGGAACGGGGCGGAACGGTTAAATTGCAGCCGATCAAAGGTCCCAAGACCGAATGGAAATCACCTCTGGAGGCATTCCAGGAGTCGTTGAAACATGAGAAGCATATCACCGGTTGCATCGAGAAGCTGGTCAAGCTGTCGATGGCGGAGAATGATTTTGCCTCGAACAGCATGCTTAACTGGTTTATCGACGAGCAGGTGGAAGAAGAAGCCTCGGTGGGATTGATGGTCGAGCATATGAAGATGGTGTCCGACAGCACCGGTGCTCTTTTCATGATGGATCGTGAAGCCGGAAAACGAGGCGCGGCCAAGTAG
- a CDS encoding ferritin family protein: MEERVVKLDSIEKVLDFAIEKEQDASDFYTDLAARMTKKHMKEVFEQFSLEEKSHKAKLQQIKGGKLDLSSTKQKIMNLKIAEGLIDIPWDAEMDFQQALIVAMKAEKASFKLYTDLAALTDDPNIKNMFLGLAQEEAKHKLRFEIEYDENVLTEN, translated from the coding sequence CTGGAGGAGAGAGTCGTGAAATTAGATTCAATCGAAAAAGTACTTGATTTTGCAATCGAAAAAGAACAGGACGCATCCGACTTCTATACCGATCTGGCCGCCCGGATGACGAAAAAACACATGAAAGAAGTTTTCGAACAATTTTCCCTTGAAGAGAAGAGTCACAAGGCCAAGTTGCAGCAAATCAAAGGTGGTAAGCTGGATTTATCCTCGACCAAGCAGAAAATCATGAATCTTAAAATCGCCGAAGGATTGATTGATATCCCGTGGGATGCGGAAATGGATTTCCAGCAGGCTTTGATTGTGGCCATGAAGGCCGAAAAAGCCTCCTTCAAGCTTTATACCGATCTGGCCGCGTTAACCGATGATCCCAATATCAAAAATATGTTTCTGGGACTGGCCCAGGAAGAGGCCAAGCACAAACTTCGTTTTGAAATCGAGTATGATGAAAATGTATTGACGGAAAACTGA
- a CDS encoding desulfoferrodoxin: protein MTEKMQVYKCEVCGNMVEVVHASGGTLACCGQNMTLLKPGTVDAALEKHVPVIEKVNGGFKVKVGQVAHPMEEKHFIEWIEVIADGRVYRRWLKPGEVPEAMFEIEADKIVAREYCNLHGLWKA, encoded by the coding sequence ATGACGGAAAAAATGCAGGTTTACAAATGTGAGGTGTGCGGTAACATGGTTGAGGTGGTGCATGCTTCCGGCGGGACACTGGCTTGCTGTGGTCAGAATATGACCCTGTTGAAGCCGGGAACGGTCGATGCCGCCCTTGAAAAGCATGTGCCGGTCATTGAAAAAGTCAATGGCGGCTTTAAAGTCAAGGTCGGTCAGGTAGCCCACCCGATGGAAGAAAAACATTTTATCGAATGGATCGAAGTAATTGCCGACGGCCGGGTTTATCGTCGCTGGTTAAAGCCGGGAGAGGTTCCCGAGGCTATGTTTGAGATCGAAGCGGATAAGATTGTAGCCAGGGAATACTGCAATCTACACGGTTTATGGAAAGCGTAG
- a CDS encoding aspartate ammonia-lyase: MEYRIEKDSMGEVKVPIGAYYGAQTQRAVDNFRVSNLRLPRSFVAAQAIIKKAAARAHMDSGLLDKTIGEALVRAADEIIAGKFDEHFVVDAFQAGAGTSQNMNVNEVMANRASEIITGRTGGFGRVHPNDHANMGQSTNDTIHVAIHISGYIEIRQKLLPAIERLEKALAGKAAEFDDIIKSGRTHLQDAVPMRLGQEFGGFAAMAGNSRRRVEHAAEGLLELCLGGTAVGTGLNTEAGYKEEAIRYINEATGYHFRKANNLFEAMQNLDAVVEVSGTLRVLVTGLKKIADDFRLLSSGPRTGLAEIQLPAVQPGSSIMPGKVNPVLAEMLDMVCFHALGCDSTILYAAQAGQLQLNVMMPIVGYNLLQMVDILTGGINSFVERCVTGITADEKQCRLYAEKSTALATALNPHIGYQKAAELAKEALEKDELIRDLVISHKIIDPDQADKILDIRSMTINPEEKSKK; encoded by the coding sequence ATGGAATATCGAATTGAAAAAGACAGCATGGGTGAAGTAAAGGTTCCTATCGGGGCTTATTACGGGGCTCAAACGCAACGGGCGGTGGATAATTTCCGGGTAAGCAACCTGCGATTACCGCGCAGTTTTGTGGCGGCCCAGGCAATTATCAAGAAAGCCGCGGCCCGGGCGCACATGGATTCCGGATTGCTCGACAAAACCATCGGTGAGGCGCTTGTCCGTGCGGCCGATGAAATTATCGCCGGCAAATTCGATGAGCATTTTGTGGTCGATGCCTTTCAGGCCGGGGCCGGGACCTCGCAAAATATGAATGTCAATGAGGTTATGGCCAACCGGGCCTCGGAAATAATAACCGGCCGCACTGGCGGTTTCGGCCGGGTTCATCCCAACGATCATGCCAATATGGGGCAGTCCACCAATGATACCATTCATGTGGCCATTCATATTTCCGGTTATATCGAAATCAGACAGAAATTACTGCCCGCGATTGAACGACTGGAAAAGGCTCTGGCCGGGAAAGCGGCCGAGTTCGATGATATCATCAAGTCGGGCCGGACGCATCTTCAGGATGCCGTTCCCATGCGGCTGGGACAGGAATTCGGCGGTTTCGCGGCCATGGCGGGTAATAGCCGTCGCCGGGTGGAACATGCCGCCGAGGGACTTTTGGAACTCTGTCTTGGAGGGACGGCGGTCGGAACCGGTTTGAACACCGAAGCCGGTTATAAGGAAGAGGCTATCAGATATATCAATGAAGCCACGGGGTATCATTTCCGCAAGGCAAACAACCTGTTCGAGGCGATGCAGAATCTTGATGCCGTGGTCGAGGTCTCGGGGACCCTGCGGGTTCTGGTAACCGGTCTGAAGAAAATCGCCGATGATTTTCGTTTACTCAGTTCCGGGCCGAGAACCGGTCTGGCCGAGATACAACTTCCGGCGGTACAGCCGGGTTCTTCGATCATGCCGGGGAAAGTCAATCCGGTCCTGGCGGAAATGCTGGATATGGTGTGTTTTCATGCTCTCGGGTGTGACAGCACCATTTTGTATGCGGCCCAGGCCGGGCAGTTGCAGCTTAACGTTATGATGCCGATTGTGGGTTATAATTTGCTTCAGATGGTTGATATTCTGACCGGCGGAATCAACAGTTTTGTCGAACGATGTGTCACGGGTATTACGGCCGATGAAAAGCAATGCCGATTGTACGCGGAAAAAAGCACGGCCCTGGCGACAGCGCTGAATCCGCATATCGGTTATCAGAAGGCCGCCGAACTGGCCAAAGAGGCGTTGGAAAAGGATGAACTTATCCGCGACCTGGTAATATCACACAAGATTATCGACCCGGACCAGGCGGATAAAATTCTTGATATTCGGTCGATGACGATTAATCCGGAGGAAAAGAGTAAAAAATAA
- the tpx gene encoding thiol peroxidase, giving the protein MSERKNVILMKGNPVTLVGNEVRVGDMAPEATVLDEGLKPVKLSSFHGKVVVLVTVPSLDTPVCDTETRRFNKEAAGFGKDAAVVTVSMDLPFAQKRWCGAAGIDSVKVYSDYREASLGNAYGVLIKELRLLARTVFVIDRTGKVTYVQYVKETASEPDYAAVIEAVKKTV; this is encoded by the coding sequence ATGAGTGAACGCAAGAATGTGATTTTGATGAAAGGTAACCCTGTGACCCTGGTTGGGAATGAAGTCAGGGTCGGGGATATGGCTCCCGAGGCGACGGTTCTGGATGAGGGTTTAAAACCGGTCAAGTTGTCGTCATTTCACGGCAAGGTGGTGGTTCTGGTGACGGTTCCATCGCTTGACACGCCGGTATGTGATACCGAGACAAGGCGTTTCAATAAAGAGGCGGCCGGGTTCGGTAAAGATGCGGCGGTTGTGACGGTCAGTATGGATCTGCCTTTCGCCCAGAAGCGATGGTGTGGGGCGGCCGGAATAGACAGCGTTAAGGTTTACTCCGATTATCGCGAGGCCTCGCTGGGTAATGCTTACGGGGTTTTAATCAAGGAGCTTCGTTTGCTGGCCAGGACAGTATTCGTTATTGATCGGACCGGCAAGGTAACCTACGTGCAGTATGTCAAGGAGACTGCATCCGAGCCGGATTATGCCGCGGTGATCGAAGCGGTTAAAAAGACGGTATGA
- a CDS encoding transcriptional repressor, producing MKKTVKQRMTRQRAAIYEELQSLKTHPTADELYHIVRRKLPQISLGTVYRNLDRLVETGQVRKLDGGGQGRFDADLSEHYHIRCLRCNRIDDIHEPVSVRIQGGPGDNSDFEVFGYNLEFSGICRECRGKNKAGLNSRQKNIE from the coding sequence ATGAAAAAGACAGTTAAACAGAGAATGACCCGGCAGAGGGCGGCGATTTACGAGGAGCTACAGAGCCTGAAAACCCATCCCACGGCCGACGAGCTTTATCATATAGTTCGCAGAAAGCTTCCCCAAATAAGCCTGGGAACGGTTTACCGTAATCTTGACAGGCTGGTCGAAACCGGGCAGGTTCGAAAGCTTGATGGGGGCGGGCAGGGACGATTCGATGCCGATTTATCGGAACATTATCATATCCGGTGTCTGCGCTGTAACCGGATTGATGATATTCACGAGCCGGTATCGGTGCGGATTCAGGGCGGACCGGGGGATAATAGTGATTTCGAGGTTTTCGGCTACAATCTGGAATTTTCCGGCATCTGCCGGGAATGCCGGGGAAAAAACAAAGCCGGATTAAATTCACGTCAAAAAAATATTGAGTGA
- a CDS encoding S41 family peptidase — MKAIKLMPRALKTVVVLVAAVLLAGGWAVTVSAQVTKAGQETVFPELNRAIMTEIIDSISGALNEVYVFPETARKMEEQLRTKLKENNYDAIKSLPEFTQQLTADLREISRDRHLSIGLYDPSDLTLTEIDTVTDAQSEELYRQLSYNNFDFIKVEWMPGNIGYMKFNSFNEASLAGETAASALGFLAHCDALIIDLRDNGGGSPSLIQFITSYFFEETVHLNSFYIRQTDSIQQFWTSGYVPGKKMTKVDLYVLTSSFTFSGAEEFTYNLKNLKRATIIGETTGGGAHPVEGRIFPNLYISMSLPYGRAINPISGTNWEGTGVDPDIKVPRDRALDVAYREAINKLYEKVEDDDVKANLEWVKTGIDSKMNPVKLDAKVAKKYTGIYGPRTIIFENGELYYQRENRPKYKMIPMSDNLFRFDELDYFRLEVVKDNNGHPVELVGHYQGGYKDISPRTDKK, encoded by the coding sequence ATGAAGGCAATCAAATTAATGCCGCGGGCTTTGAAAACGGTTGTGGTTCTTGTTGCGGCAGTTTTGCTGGCGGGCGGTTGGGCGGTAACAGTATCGGCCCAGGTTACCAAAGCCGGTCAGGAAACGGTTTTTCCGGAGTTGAACCGGGCCATCATGACCGAAATTATCGACAGTATTTCGGGTGCTTTGAATGAGGTTTATGTTTTCCCCGAAACAGCCCGCAAGATGGAAGAGCAGCTGCGAACCAAACTTAAAGAAAACAATTATGATGCCATTAAATCTCTTCCGGAATTTACTCAGCAATTGACCGCCGATCTCCGGGAAATCAGCCGGGATCGTCATCTAAGCATAGGGTTGTATGATCCCTCCGATTTGACTTTGACCGAGATTGACACGGTTACGGATGCCCAGAGTGAGGAGCTGTACCGCCAGTTGAGTTATAATAATTTTGACTTTATAAAAGTGGAATGGATGCCGGGGAATATCGGATATATGAAGTTCAACAGCTTCAATGAAGCATCATTAGCGGGTGAGACGGCCGCTTCGGCTCTGGGCTTTCTGGCCCACTGCGATGCCCTGATTATTGATCTGCGGGACAACGGCGGGGGTTCCCCGAGCCTGATACAATTTATCACCAGTTATTTTTTTGAAGAAACGGTCCATCTGAACAGTTTTTATATCCGCCAGACGGATTCGATTCAGCAATTCTGGACCTCGGGTTATGTGCCGGGGAAGAAAATGACCAAAGTCGATCTGTATGTGTTGACCTCGAGTTTTACCTTTTCGGGTGCCGAGGAGTTTACGTACAATTTGAAGAACCTGAAACGGGCGACAATTATCGGCGAGACCACCGGAGGAGGGGCCCATCCGGTCGAGGGGCGGATATTCCCCAACCTGTATATCTCCATGTCGCTTCCTTACGGTCGGGCAATCAATCCGATAAGCGGGACCAACTGGGAGGGAACCGGAGTGGATCCGGATATAAAGGTCCCTCGTGACCGGGCTCTGGATGTGGCTTACCGCGAGGCTATTAACAAGCTGTATGAAAAAGTGGAAGATGATGATGTGAAGGCCAATCTGGAATGGGTTAAAACAGGTATTGACAGCAAAATGAACCCGGTCAAACTGGATGCGAAAGTCGCAAAGAAATATACCGGTATTTATGGACCGAGGACGATTATATTTGAAAATGGCGAGTTGTATTATCAGCGGGAAAACCGTCCAAAATATAAGATGATCCCGATGTCGGATAATCTTTTCCGTTTTGATGAACTCGATTATTTCCGTCTGGAAGTGGTTAAGGATAATAACGGACATCCGGTTGAACTGGTCGGGCATTACCAGGGCGGGTACAAGGATATATCACCGCGAACCGACAAGAAATAA
- a CDS encoding GNAT family N-acetyltransferase, protein MTAALIEYARKLGANRLILETSSRLRPAIGFYKKYGFKKKTPGKAERSKYRRLSLMMQLDLKSVVK, encoded by the coding sequence ATGACAGCGGCTTTAATTGAATACGCCCGTAAACTTGGCGCGAATCGTCTGATACTGGAGACAAGCTCCAGACTGAGACCTGCAATCGGCTTTTATAAGAAATACGGATTTAAGAAAAAAACTCCCGGCAAGGCCGAACGGTCAAAATACCGGCGATTATCTCTGATGATGCAATTGGATTTAAAATCAGTTGTTAAATAA
- a CDS encoding NAD(P)/FAD-dependent oxidoreductase — MSDNTSIRNNPKIDQKVITENPFPIIGQAPGGHHRVVIVGGGFAGLYAARSLKRARVSITIIDRRNFHLFQPLLYQVATGELSPGDIASPLRAVFRHNKNITVVKDEVVDIEPGQGYIATSTGQIPYDTLILAPGSQHHYFGHDEWEKSAPGLKTIEDALEIRKRIFENFELAEQEKNPDKRRRHLTFVVIGGGPTGVELTGTMGELALKTLRGEFRSFDTIQVRIILIEGNRRILPTYPEKLAGKAHKTLTKLGVTIKTGCLVTSIENDLIKIKSGDDAETISAGTILWAAGIRPSALGKIISQKTGTELDHLGRIMVAPDLSLPGYPSIFVIGDLAHFSHGRHEPLPGIAPVAMQQGRYVAGLIKRRLKGGKIRPFHYSNRGNLAVIGRNAAIADFGHIRFSGFIAWLIWVFVHIGYLIEFDNKLLVMIQWGWNYFTRKRGARLITERK, encoded by the coding sequence ATGAGCGACAATACATCAATCCGGAATAATCCCAAAATAGACCAAAAGGTCATAACAGAAAACCCGTTTCCCATCATTGGTCAGGCCCCCGGTGGACATCATCGAGTGGTTATTGTCGGCGGTGGCTTTGCCGGTCTCTATGCGGCTCGATCCCTCAAACGCGCCAGGGTTTCTATAACCATAATAGACAGGCGGAATTTTCATCTTTTCCAGCCGCTTTTATACCAGGTGGCCACCGGAGAATTATCTCCCGGAGATATAGCCTCTCCTCTTCGGGCGGTTTTCCGCCATAATAAAAATATTACGGTTGTGAAGGATGAGGTGGTCGATATAGAACCCGGCCAGGGTTATATCGCGACTTCTACTGGTCAAATACCCTATGATACCCTGATACTGGCCCCCGGTTCTCAGCATCATTATTTCGGCCATGATGAATGGGAAAAATCAGCGCCGGGTTTGAAAACTATCGAGGATGCTCTTGAAATTCGAAAACGAATTTTTGAGAATTTCGAACTGGCGGAACAGGAAAAAAATCCTGACAAGCGTCGGCGTCATTTAACCTTTGTCGTCATTGGTGGTGGACCCACGGGAGTGGAGTTGACCGGGACAATGGGCGAACTGGCCCTGAAAACCCTTCGAGGTGAATTCCGCAGTTTCGACACCATTCAGGTTCGAATTATTCTGATTGAAGGAAACCGCCGGATTTTGCCGACCTACCCTGAAAAATTGGCGGGTAAGGCCCATAAGACCCTCACCAAACTCGGGGTCACGATTAAAACCGGATGCCTGGTCACCTCGATCGAAAATGACCTTATCAAAATAAAATCCGGAGACGATGCGGAAACGATCTCAGCCGGAACCATCCTCTGGGCCGCCGGTATCAGACCATCGGCACTCGGTAAGATTATTTCCCAAAAAACGGGGACCGAACTGGATCATCTCGGTCGGATCATGGTCGCCCCGGATTTATCACTGCCAGGTTATCCCTCAATCTTCGTTATTGGCGATCTGGCTCATTTCTCTCATGGCCGCCATGAGCCTCTTCCCGGTATAGCGCCGGTAGCCATGCAACAGGGTCGCTATGTCGCGGGGCTTATTAAAAGACGGCTGAAAGGCGGCAAGATACGGCCTTTCCATTATTCCAACCGCGGCAATCTGGCCGTCATTGGACGAAATGCCGCTATTGCCGATTTTGGCCATATCAGATTCAGCGGTTTTATTGCCTGGCTGATCTGGGTCTTCGTGCATATCGGCTATTTGATTGAATTCGACAATAAACTTTTGGTGATGATTCAATGGGGCTGGAATTACTTTACTCGTAAACGCGGCGCCCGTCTTATTACCGAGAGAAAATAG